In the Canis aureus isolate CA01 chromosome 36, VMU_Caureus_v.1.0, whole genome shotgun sequence genome, GGGAccctgggaggagggggcccggggaggaggagggggaccgggacctggggaggagggggagagcggggcccggggaggagggggcccggggaggaggagggggagcggggcccggggaggaggggacgcgggaccctgggaggagggggcccggggaggaggagggggaccgggacctggggaggagggggagagcggggcccggggaggagggggcccggggaggaggagggggagcggggcccggggaggaggggacgcgggaccctgggaggagggggcccggggaggaggagggggaccgggacctggggaggagggggagagcggggcccggggaggagggggcccggggaggaggagggggagcggggcccggggaggaggggacgcgggaccctgggaggagggggaccggggaggaggagggggaccgggacccggggaggagggggagagcggggcccggggaggagggggaccGGGGTCCCGGGAGGAGGGGACGCGGGTCCGGGGAGGATGAGGAGGCGCGGGTCCGGGGAGGAGGGGCGCGGGGCCAGTCGCGCGCGGACTCCGAGTTCGCGCTCTGGACGACAGGGGCTTTGTCACTTCTCCTCTGTTGCCACCAAGCGGCGACGCCAGCGCCTCGGACGCGGAGGGCCGAGGACCCAGCACGGGGCAAGGCGAGGACGGAGGGGCGGCCGCGCACTCCTCGGAGCCCACTCGGTCCGCGGGCGACGGGCGACCCTCCGCGCTCGGGCCGGGCGGACGCTCCCCGTCGGCAAAGCCCGAGAGAAGCGCGCGGAGCCGCGGGGCCCCGGCCGGGGAGAGCCCGAGCCGCGCGCGCCCCCAGCCGGCCgaggcctccctgcctcccgccctcccgccctccccgccctcgGAGACCGGCCCGGCCTCGGGGCTCGCACACCTCGGGcggcggagggagggaggcgggccGGACCCCCTCGGGCGCGCGCCCAGCTCACCTGCAGGCGGGGCCGGAAGCGTGTCTGCGGCCCGGAGGCGCTCGGGGCGGGCGGAGCGAggcgcgcggcgcggggcggctcCGGAGCGGTGAGTGGAGGCCGGGGGCCCAGCTCGGGCTCGGCCGCTGTGCCCGCAGGGCCTGGGGGGCGGCCTGGGCGCGGCCGGGGACCCCCCCCGTTCCCGGAGCTCTGGGGCCCGCGCGAGGGGGTCGCGGACGGGCGGGCTCGggtcggggctcggggctcggggctcgcaCTTCCAGCCGGGGCGACCCGGGGCTGCGCGCAAACCGTTAACACCCGGTCCAAGTGCAGGTTCGGGCTCGTGGCCGTCGCTGTGGGGGACTTCAGA is a window encoding:
- the LOC144305804 gene encoding uncharacterized protein LOC144305804, whose protein sequence is MLFKGRPVPQPGHGVGSGPTTPRAHRGCRGPGAAAQGGDAGTRGSSSRGPQLGSPPAGSEVPHSDGHEPEPALGPGVNGLRAAPGRPGWKCEPRAPSPDPSPPVRDPLARAPELRERGGSPAAPRPPPRPCGHSGRARAGPPASTHRSGAAPRRAPRSARPERLRAADTLPAPPAVMPSGSYNQKKLGTHVQLE